The genomic region ACTTCTTGAGCGGGGCGAGGCGCTACTTCTCTTTGTGCTACCTTCGCAAATCGGTGATCTTCACAGGTAGGAACAACGTAAAGTACACGTTCTGACTCTTGCTTACGATTACGTTCATACTGCAAGGTCACATATCTTTTTGTAAGTTCTATGTGTTCAAAGGCTACTTGTGCTGCTCTAAGAAAGGGAGTTTCCTCAAAGTGCGAAGTCTCACAGAAGAAATTAGACTCATCATCTGTGTTGACAATATCGCGCGTATACCACTGTGCAATGTATTTTCTGTAAGCGTCAAAAGGCATTCTTATTGAAGGGAAAAATACAGTTATACATTCTTAAAACTTTGTGAGAAAAAAGAAGAAAATCAAGAATTACGAGAAGCGTTTTGGACTAAATGGTTCAAGAGGTAATTCGCAAAACCCATTGATAAGTTTTTGTGCGTACTCTTTTGCGCAAAGAAAACCAAGTGCGTTACCAAGACCGCTAAACCCTGCAAGTACATGTATGTCTTTTTTCACTTCGCCAATAATGGGTAGCTTATCCGGGGTGAAACCCATAATGCCAGCCCATCTGTGCGTTATTGCAAAGGCTCCGCTAAGAGGTAAGTTTCCTAAGTAATTTGTTAAGTAGCCCTGTATGGTTGGATTGAGATCATCAACATCCGTCTCCTCTGTTTTTTTATCTTTATCTCTTCCCCCTCCAAGAATGACCTCGCCAGAGGGAGTTTGTTTGAAATACATCCACCCATCAGCAGAGTAATGGCCTCCTGTAAGGGTTCTTTTGAAGGAACTGGTTGCAAGTGCTTGATTGCGCACGGGGCGAATAGGTAGATCTATCAACTCTTTTGTGTATGCATTTGTGCAAAGAATTATTTTCTGTGCGTGTACAACGCCTCCTGAAGTCTCTATGCTATAATGATCTGTTTGATGTATCCAATCAACGACGAGTGCGTTCTCATAAAGTGTTGCGCCTTCTTCTTCTGCAAGCCGTGCAAGTCCGCGCACGAACGTTGCGGGATCATACGATGCTCCTTTTGGATACTCTAGTGCTCCAACGCATTTGCGCAGGCTTTTCTTTTGAGCTTCTTCTTTGGTTAAGAGTTGAGAGTAAGGTGCGTGACGTGTGATAAGGTCGTTAAGTTCCTCCTGGTTCATCGCATACTTAATAACACCTTCCTGTAAGAATTGTGCATCAATATGTTCTTCCTCACACAATGTTTTCATTATCTCAATTGCTTGAGAAGTGAGCTGCCAAATCTTGTGCGCAACAGGTCTGCCGTAATCTTGAACACATAAGTCATAGCGCTTTTCAAGACCTGGAACAAGCAATCCTCCATTTCTGCCTGATGCTTTTGATGCAATCTCGTCTGCTTCAAGTAAAATTACGTGTTTTCCTAGTTTTGCTAAGTAATATGCCAAAGAAACTCCTGTTATTCCCCCTCCGACGATACAGTACTGTGTTGTAACTACGTCTAAGAGTGGCTCGCGTGGAGTGTATTGTCTGTCAAGCCAATAGGAAAGCGTCATAAGAGCACCTTAAGTCCGTGTCCTGAGAGAACACAAACGGTTGTTCCCCTCAATTTGAGTTTTTTCATTCCCGCAAGACTTACTGCTCCTGATGGTTCGACATAGATTCCTTCAATGCCCAGTTCTTTTCGTGCTGAGAGAATTTCTCTGTCCGTTACTGTTGTGAGTTCTCCGAATTGTTTAAGATAATTTAGTGCTTTTACACCATCAACAGGGTGTCCGCAAGCAATTGCGCTTGCTATTGTTTTTGGTTTCTTTATTGTTTTGATAATGTCTTGTGTTCCCTGATACTTCTTGAATGCTGCTGATTTCCACGCTTTGTAAAGGGGAGCGCATCCTGACGATTGCACACCCACAATGTGCGGTAACTCGTCAATAAGACCTACTTTTTTAAGCTCACTTACTGCTTTGAATGTTGCTGAGAGAAGTGTTGCATTTCCCACGGGTACAACAATGTTATCAGGAACGTTCCAATCAAGTTGATCAATGATTTCAAAAGCCACGCTCTTTTGCCCTTCTCCGCGGTAGGCATAATCACCTGTAAGATAGACTCCCTTACGTTCTCTGAGTTCAAGAGTTTTTCTTACCGCGAGTTCATAGGTTCCTCGAACAGGAATAACTTTTGTTCCCACTGCCTTTATTTGTGCTACTTTCTGCTTGGGAGCAAAGGTAGGTATGAATGCAGTACACCGAATTCCTGCGCGAGCAGCATAAGCTGCAATGGATGCTCCCATATTTCCGGTTGATGCGCAAACCACTTCTTTTGCTTTGAATTTGCGAGCTTTTGTAAGCTCAATAGTTGATCCCCTATCTTTAAATGACCCTGTAGGATTCATTCCTTCAATTTTGAAATACGTATTCTTGAATTGAGTTGAGCGCAGAAGAGCTGTTCCTCCTTCCCCCATGGAGATTTTCTTATCAAGGTGTTCAACGGGAAAAAAAGGCCAGTACTTCCAATGTGTGACTTCTTGTCGTTTGAAATCGGGAGTGTTTACAAATGATTTGATTTCTTCATAGTCATAGATAACATCAAGTGGTCCCCCACAACTACATTCAAACACAGGTTTATTTGCAGGATACGTTGTTTTGCACAGTACGCAGCGCAAGTGTTTGACATGCGTCATTTGATACAGGTGCGAGGAGGTTTTTTAAGAAATTCAAGAAGGATGGCAAGAACGTCCTGTACGTCTTTTAGTGATGAGACTGATATTGTTGAGTGGATGTTTCGCACAGCAACGCTTAGCGTTGTTGAAGGCACTCCTCCTTTTGAGAGCATGATTTTTGTGGCATCAGTTGTGCCAAGTTCTTCAACTTTGAGTTGAAGAGGTTTTTTCAGTTTTCTTGCAACCAGTCTTAAATCATCATCAAGGCACTCATTGGTAATAATTTCTGAGTCTTTGAGAATAAGAACAGGTCCTTTTCCTATCTGAACAACATCTTCTTCACCCGCATCTTCTGCGTTGGTAGTTTCAACAGCAATGCCGTAATCGGGATCAACTGCGTGAACAGACGTGTGTGCTCCGTAGAGTCCTATTTCTTCTTGAACGGTGAAGACAAAGAAAATATCTGCGGAGGATTTTTTTAAACGTTTAGCAATTTCGACGAGTATGTAACAGCCGATACGATCATCAAGAGCTTTTCCTGAAATAATATCTTTTGATCCAAGTGTTTTGAATTTTGTTTTAGGTAAGGCATAATCTCCGACTTCAATCCCTAATTTTTTCACTGCTTTTTTGTCTAGGCCTATGTCGATGTAGAGCTCATCAACACTGGGCAATTCTTCTATGGCGTAGTCATTTTGTAATTCTTCAAAGGAGATTACTCCGTTGATTTTTTTTCCTTTTTTTGTTTTGATGATTACCTCTTGTCCCACTAAGGTGATGGGTTCTATTCCTCCAATGGTGGAAAAACGTATGCTACCATCTTCTTTGATATCTTTAATCATAAGGCCTATTTCGTCCATGTGTGCTGCAAGCATGATACGAGGACCCTTACCTTCCTTACGGCAAATAAGATTGCCAAATTTGTCAACTCTGACATCTTTGAGGTGTTTTTTCATTTCTTTTTTGAGTAGTGTGCGTACTTCTGCTTCATCTCCTGATGGTCCGAAGGCATTACAGAGTTCTTCCAAGAGTTTTGTCATTTAGCTTACGCTCCGAGAACAATCAATGTATTTGCAGATGTGTCCTCTGTGTTTGAATGATTTTTTTATTACTGTGTGTAATGCTTTGTCAAGCGCATCAATAAATGCGACAAGATCATGATTGTTCACAACAAAGGGAGGGATGATTCTTACACTTTTTTCTCCCGCGCCTAGTACGATCACGCCACGTTTGAGTAATTCAAGAATGAGATTGTCACGATCTTTTCTCGTGGGAAGATCAAATGCTGCAAGCAAACCCAACCCCCTTATGTTGCTCATAGAAGGATGTTTTGATGCAAGTTCTTGAAGGAGTAAC from Candidatus Woesearchaeota archaeon harbors:
- a CDS encoding M42 family peptidase, whose protein sequence is MTKLLEELCNAFGPSGDEAEVRTLLKKEMKKHLKDVRVDKFGNLICRKEGKGPRIMLAAHMDEIGLMIKDIKEDGSIRFSTIGGIEPITLVGQEVIIKTKKGKKINGVISFEELQNDYAIEELPSVDELYIDIGLDKKAVKKLGIEVGDYALPKTKFKTLGSKDIISGKALDDRIGCYILVEIAKRLKKSSADIFFVFTVQEEIGLYGAHTSVHAVDPDYGIAVETTNAEDAGEEDVVQIGKGPVLILKDSEIITNECLDDDLRLVARKLKKPLQLKVEELGTTDATKIMLSKGGVPSTTLSVAVRNIHSTISVSSLKDVQDVLAILLEFLKKPPRTCIK
- the thrC gene encoding threonine synthase → MTHVKHLRCVLCKTTYPANKPVFECSCGGPLDVIYDYEEIKSFVNTPDFKRQEVTHWKYWPFFPVEHLDKKISMGEGGTALLRSTQFKNTYFKIEGMNPTGSFKDRGSTIELTKARKFKAKEVVCASTGNMGASIAAYAARAGIRCTAFIPTFAPKQKVAQIKAVGTKVIPVRGTYELAVRKTLELRERKGVYLTGDYAYRGEGQKSVAFEIIDQLDWNVPDNIVVPVGNATLLSATFKAVSELKKVGLIDELPHIVGVQSSGCAPLYKAWKSAAFKKYQGTQDIIKTIKKPKTIASAIACGHPVDGVKALNYLKQFGELTTVTDREILSARKELGIEGIYVEPSGAVSLAGMKKLKLRGTTVCVLSGHGLKVLL
- a CDS encoding FAD-binding oxidoreductase; translation: MTLSYWLDRQYTPREPLLDVVTTQYCIVGGGITGVSLAYYLAKLGKHVILLEADEIASKASGRNGGLLVPGLEKRYDLCVQDYGRPVAHKIWQLTSQAIEIMKTLCEEEHIDAQFLQEGVIKYAMNQEELNDLITRHAPYSQLLTKEEAQKKSLRKCVGALEYPKGASYDPATFVRGLARLAEEEGATLYENALVVDWIHQTDHYSIETSGGVVHAQKIILCTNAYTKELIDLPIRPVRNQALATSSFKRTLTGGHYSADGWMYFKQTPSGEVILGGGRDKDKKTEETDVDDLNPTIQGYLTNYLGNLPLSGAFAITHRWAGIMGFTPDKLPIIGEVKKDIHVLAGFSGLGNALGFLCAKEYAQKLINGFCELPLEPFSPKRFS